A single Hyperolius riggenbachi isolate aHypRig1 chromosome 12, aHypRig1.pri, whole genome shotgun sequence DNA region contains:
- the ATP5F1E gene encoding ATP synthase subunit epsilon, mitochondrial, protein MVAYWRQAGLSYIRYSQICAQAVRAALKPQFKAEAEKTAIANVRIVKPKKE, encoded by the exons ATGGTGGCGTACTGGAGACAGGCTGGCCTCAG CTACATCCGCTACTCTCAAATCTGTGCTCAGGCTGTCCGGGCGGCGCTGAAACCCCAATTCAAGGCAGAAGCGGAAAAAACAGCCATTGCAAATGTCCGGATTGTCAAACCGAAGAAGGAATGA